Within the candidate division WOR-3 bacterium genome, the region TTGATCACCTTGCTTCTTATATTCTTCTTTTCCCTCAAAAACGCTACAAAAGAATCAATTCTGGAGATATTCAGAAACATAAACCCGATATTTCTTCTCATATCTTTCGGACTGTGGTTTCTTGCGACTATCCTCGACGCTTTGAGGACAAAATTACTCGTCATAGGCGCAGGGGAGAGGATAAAACTCTGGACGGCGCTTGAAGTCATCATATCGGGCATTTTTCTTGCGACCGTAACACCATTTCAGACAGGCGGTCTTCCTGTTCAAATGTACATTTTTCACAAAAAAAACATATCTCCGGGCAAAGCGACCCTGATACTTTTGTTTCGCGGGATACTTCATATCGGTGTGACAATCGCCGCCCTGCCTTTTGTAATACCTTATTTCCCAAAAAACGCAATCACTGTGAC harbors:
- a CDS encoding flippase-like domain-containing protein; this translates as MPGNLSKQIKIGFRLFLTITLITLLLIFFFSLKNATKESILEIFRNINPIFLLISFGLWFLATILDALRTKLLVIGAGERIKLWTALEVIISGIFLATVTPFQTGGLPVQMYIFHKKNISPGKATLILLFRGILHIGVTIAALPFVIPYFPKNAITVT